One Phalacrocorax aristotelis chromosome 12, bGulAri2.1, whole genome shotgun sequence DNA window includes the following coding sequences:
- the TMEM150A gene encoding transmembrane protein 150A: MPGPRMPAWGILPVTLPAFTITGMWIVYAMALSNNHICPVHNWNYNQSCGVDGPGSCCTLDHIPLVSKCGTLPPESCFFSLICSLGSFMVILVGLLRYAHLLERLGPSLLNTLGLATGWVCAAGLTMVGNFQVDHAKVLHYIGAGVAFPTSMLFLLLQSILTYRMAKTRGQYWTGHLRSILAAVALLSLVFSGVFFIQESFVLQHVAALCEWMFIIDVLVFYGTFTFEFGAISTDTFLVLLKASRAPKSYKSKSGVSSTAHIHSHADGLAMV, translated from the exons GTATGCCATGGCGCTCTCCAACAACCACATCTGCCCAGTCCACAACTG GAATTACAACCAGTCATGCGGTGTGGACGGCCCCGGCTCCTGCTGCACACTGGACCACATACCCCTTGTCAG CAAGTGTGGCACCTTGCCTCCCGAGAGCTGCTTCTTCAGCCTCATCTGCAGCCTTGGCTCCTTCATGG TCATCCTGGTGGGGCTGCTGCGCTACGCCCACCTTCTGGAGCGCCTCGGGCCGTCCCTCCTCAACACCCTCGGGCTGGCCACCGGCTGGGTCTGCGCCGCCGGCCTCACCATGGTTGGCAACTTCCAG GTGGATCACGCCAAGGTGCTGCACTACATTGGGGCAGGGGTGGCCTTTCCCACGAGCATGCTGTTCCTGCTCCTGCAGTCCATCCTCACCTACCGCATGGCCAAAACTCGCGGGCAGTACTGGACTGGCCACTTACGTAGCATCCTTGCTGCGGTGGCCCTCCTCAGCCTTGTCTTCA GCGGCGTGTTCTTCATCCAGGAGAGCTTTGTACTGCAGCACGTGGCCGCCCTATGCGAGTGGATGTTCATCATTGATGTCCTGGTCTTCTACGGCACCTTCACCTTTGAGTTTGGGGCCATCTCCACAGACACCTTCCTGGTCCTGCTGAAAGCCAGCCGGGCTCCCAAAAGTTACAAAAGCAAGAGCGGCGTGTCCAGCACAGCCCACATCCACAGCCATGCAGACGGCCTGGCTATGGTGTGA